The following proteins come from a genomic window of Falsibacillus albus:
- a CDS encoding bifunctional cytochrome P450/NADPH--P450 reductase: protein MEAKQMPQPKTYGPLRNLPVIDKEKPMQSLMKMAEEHGEIFRFEVPNRVIRYLSGHRLVKEACDESKFDKNVSQPLKNVRAFTGDGLFTSWTHEENWHKAHNILLPSFSQQAMKGYHSMMVDIAVQLIQKWERLNPDDHIEVPEDMTRLTLDTIGLCGFNYRFNSFYQENPHPFIQSMVRALEEAMKQLQRLGIQDKLMVNKKRQFEKDKKYMFELVDKIISERKESGFQKNDLLTHMLNGVDPETGEALDDENIRYQIITFLIAGHETTSGLLSFALYYLVKNPEKLKKAAEEAEAVLIDPVPGYKQVKQLKYIGMVLNEALRLWPTAPAFSLYAKDDVVLGGDYPLNRGDQLMVLIPQLHRDRTVWGDDVEDFKPERFENLSNIPQHAFKPFGNGQRACIGQQFALHEAKLILGMMLKHFDFIDHLNYQLDVKETLTLKPDGFTLKVRSKHRSIGPDESVNDHEKLKLIKPKKAQTHGTPLLFLYGSNMGTAEGTARDLADIGMNLGFETNVAQLDAYMGNLPSKGAVVIVTSSYNGTPPDNAKQFVKWLEEAKGKEVEGIKYAVFGCGDSNWATTYQRIPQFIDSKLSSNGAYRICERGEADASDDFEATYEAWRDDLWESLAMEFNLQLEVNSDAAAAFSLEYVNETAETPIAKSHRAFTARVIENRELQAKGSNRSTRHIEVSLPSSNMYKEGDHLGIIPQNDRELVERVMNRFHLEANQHIRIHHGNLKQMHLPLGRTISIFDLLTNFVELQEPATRSQLRELAAATECPPHKKELEALTQKGVYKEMVLSKRISMLDLLEKYPAVSMDFAGFLALLPGMKPRYYSISSSPKVNEDTGSITVSVVRGNSWSGNGEYKGVASNYLAQLDQGDTVTCFLSSPESGFELPESPETPIIMVGPGTGIAPFRGFIQARSAWKREGKALGKAHLYFGCRHSEFDFLYRDELEMAVEDGIIILHTAYSRMGDCPKTYVQHLIEKDGDHLIQLLDHGGHLYICGDGSKMAPDVENTLIAVYGRVHSATEEESRKWLAGLERSGRYAKDVWAGQ from the coding sequence ATGGAAGCAAAGCAAATGCCCCAGCCGAAAACATATGGTCCCCTTAGGAACCTGCCAGTCATCGACAAGGAAAAACCGATGCAATCTTTGATGAAAATGGCAGAAGAACATGGTGAAATCTTCAGGTTTGAAGTGCCGAATAGGGTCATTCGCTATCTTTCGGGGCACCGTCTTGTCAAGGAGGCTTGTGATGAATCCAAATTCGATAAAAATGTAAGCCAACCATTAAAGAATGTCCGGGCTTTTACTGGAGACGGTTTATTTACGAGCTGGACGCATGAAGAGAACTGGCATAAGGCACACAATATCCTTCTTCCGAGCTTCAGCCAGCAGGCTATGAAGGGATATCATTCGATGATGGTTGACATTGCCGTACAACTTATCCAAAAATGGGAGCGATTGAATCCGGATGACCATATCGAAGTGCCGGAGGATATGACGAGGCTGACACTGGATACGATTGGACTGTGCGGCTTCAACTACCGCTTCAACAGTTTCTATCAGGAGAACCCCCATCCATTCATCCAAAGCATGGTCCGTGCATTGGAGGAAGCAATGAAACAACTGCAGCGCCTCGGAATTCAAGATAAGCTGATGGTCAATAAAAAACGCCAATTTGAAAAAGATAAGAAATACATGTTCGAGCTTGTCGATAAAATCATTTCAGAACGGAAGGAGAGCGGGTTTCAGAAAAATGACCTGCTCACCCATATGCTGAATGGTGTAGATCCGGAAACTGGAGAAGCACTCGACGATGAAAACATTCGCTATCAGATTATCACCTTTTTAATAGCCGGCCATGAAACCACAAGCGGTCTACTCTCATTTGCACTTTACTATTTAGTGAAGAATCCAGAGAAATTGAAAAAAGCTGCTGAAGAGGCAGAAGCGGTTCTCATCGATCCCGTTCCTGGATACAAGCAGGTAAAACAATTGAAATACATAGGCATGGTGCTCAATGAAGCCTTGCGATTATGGCCGACGGCTCCGGCCTTTTCGCTATATGCAAAAGATGATGTTGTTCTTGGAGGCGATTATCCTTTGAACCGCGGGGATCAACTGATGGTCTTGATCCCTCAGCTTCATCGCGATCGTACGGTATGGGGTGATGATGTAGAGGATTTCAAACCTGAGCGTTTTGAAAATCTAAGCAACATCCCTCAGCACGCCTTTAAACCTTTTGGAAATGGACAGCGAGCATGCATTGGGCAGCAGTTCGCCCTCCATGAAGCAAAGTTGATCCTGGGAATGATGTTGAAGCACTTTGATTTTATCGACCATTTAAATTATCAGCTAGACGTCAAAGAAACTTTAACGCTGAAGCCTGATGGGTTTACATTGAAGGTCCGTTCGAAACATCGTTCAATTGGGCCAGACGAATCCGTGAATGACCATGAAAAACTGAAGTTGATTAAGCCAAAAAAAGCGCAAACACATGGGACTCCATTACTTTTTTTATACGGTTCCAATATGGGAACGGCAGAAGGGACAGCCCGGGATCTAGCAGATATCGGCATGAATCTGGGTTTTGAAACAAATGTAGCACAGCTGGATGCATACATGGGGAACTTGCCATCAAAAGGGGCAGTGGTGATTGTCACATCATCCTATAATGGAACCCCACCTGATAATGCCAAACAGTTCGTGAAGTGGCTGGAAGAGGCAAAAGGCAAAGAGGTGGAGGGGATAAAATATGCCGTATTCGGCTGTGGAGATTCCAATTGGGCGACAACATATCAGAGAATCCCGCAATTCATTGATTCCAAATTGTCCAGTAATGGGGCGTATCGCATCTGCGAGCGGGGAGAAGCGGATGCTAGCGATGATTTTGAAGCAACGTATGAAGCCTGGAGAGACGATTTGTGGGAGAGCCTTGCGATGGAATTTAACCTCCAGCTAGAGGTGAATAGCGATGCAGCGGCTGCATTTTCTCTCGAGTATGTCAACGAAACCGCTGAAACGCCAATTGCCAAGTCACATCGCGCCTTCACAGCAAGGGTCATTGAAAACCGGGAACTGCAAGCAAAAGGCAGCAACCGTAGCACAAGACATATTGAGGTCTCCCTGCCAAGCAGTAATATGTATAAAGAAGGCGATCACCTCGGGATCATACCTCAAAATGACCGTGAATTAGTGGAGCGGGTTATGAATCGTTTCCACCTTGAAGCAAATCAACACATCCGTATTCATCATGGAAACTTGAAGCAGATGCATCTGCCTTTGGGACGGACGATTTCCATTTTCGATTTGTTGACCAATTTTGTGGAATTGCAGGAGCCTGCCACGCGCAGCCAGCTTCGGGAATTGGCTGCTGCTACGGAGTGCCCGCCGCATAAAAAGGAATTGGAAGCACTGACACAAAAAGGTGTATATAAAGAAATGGTTTTATCCAAGCGAATATCCATGCTCGATCTATTGGAAAAGTATCCGGCTGTCAGTATGGATTTCGCTGGATTTTTAGCCTTACTTCCTGGTATGAAACCAAGGTATTATTCCATTTCTTCATCTCCAAAAGTTAATGAGGACACGGGCAGCATCACAGTCAGTGTAGTACGGGGAAATTCTTGGAGCGGAAATGGGGAATACAAGGGGGTTGCATCCAATTATTTAGCACAGCTTGATCAAGGGGACACTGTAACATGCTTCCTTTCATCGCCGGAATCAGGATTTGAACTTCCTGAAAGTCCTGAAACACCGATTATAATGGTCGGACCGGGTACGGGCATAGCACCATTCAGAGGATTTATCCAAGCTAGGTCAGCGTGGAAAAGGGAAGGAAAAGCACTCGGCAAAGCACACCTTTACTTTGGATGCCGTCATAGCGAGTTTGATTTTCTTTATCGTGACGAACTGGAGATGGCTGTTGAAGATGGGATCATCATCTTGCACACAGCATATTCAAGAATGGGAGACTGTCCGAAAACATATGTTCAGCATCTGATTGAGAAGGATGGGGACCATCTGATACAACTGCTGGATCATGGCGGCCATTTATACATTTGTGGAGATGGAAGCAAAATGGCCCCAGATGTAGAAAATACACTTATCGCAGTATATGGAAGGGTTCATTCCGCTACAGAGGAAGAATCCAGGAAATGGCTTGCAGGGCTGGAAAGAAGCGGGCGATATGCAAAGGATGTCTGGGCGGGACAATAA
- a CDS encoding GNAT family N-acetyltransferase, producing the protein MQVSTHRLTDRLKRVLTFAEEEGQGKVLQPVHLLIGSLREKSGVLGEILLKGDFDFLSLREFAGQPIGQTSTSNDFFQSRVSPKVNAIMEQAIEYMNRYNQIHLNEGHVLKALILSKQLDSILTSKQNEIILSHGTTSRDLITHLPSYTPPEKTSFIDIKRAEATDKQPLIDFIKKNFSNEWAETIEKGFNVNTQVPIFIALNDQQDIIGFACYDTYKKKKGYYGPMGVIQTERANGIGSNLVCTCLMEMKEIGYEYVVFGGAGPIEFYEKICNAVVIPKY; encoded by the coding sequence TTGCAGGTTTCAACGCATCGGTTGACGGATCGTTTAAAGAGGGTGTTAACGTTTGCAGAAGAAGAGGGGCAAGGAAAGGTTTTGCAGCCGGTCCATCTTTTGATTGGCAGTTTGCGGGAAAAGTCTGGTGTGCTTGGTGAAATCCTGCTAAAAGGGGATTTTGATTTTTTAAGTTTAAGAGAGTTTGCAGGGCAACCCATCGGTCAAACTTCAACCAGTAACGATTTTTTCCAAAGCCGTGTGTCCCCGAAAGTAAATGCCATCATGGAACAGGCGATCGAATACATGAACCGCTACAATCAAATCCATCTTAATGAGGGGCATGTTTTGAAGGCTTTGATATTATCAAAACAGCTCGATTCCATTTTGACCAGTAAGCAAAATGAGATAATTTTATCCCATGGAACAACCTCCAGAGACTTAATTACTCATTTGCCTTCGTATACACCTCCAGAAAAAACATCTTTCATAGATATTAAAAGAGCAGAAGCAACAGACAAACAACCCCTGATTGATTTTATCAAAAAGAATTTCTCCAATGAATGGGCGGAAACCATCGAAAAGGGTTTTAATGTCAATACTCAAGTCCCTATTTTTATTGCATTGAATGACCAGCAAGATATCATCGGATTTGCCTGCTATGATACTTACAAAAAGAAAAAGGGATATTATGGGCCAATGGGTGTCATTCAAACCGAACGCGCTAATGGGATCGGCTCCAATCTCGTCTGCACCTGTTTAATGGAAATGAAGGAAATTGGCTATGAATACGTCGTATTTGGCGGAGCAGGACCAATCGAATTTTATGAAAAAATCTGCAATGCTGTGGTCATCCCAAAATATTAA
- a CDS encoding NUDIX hydrolase, whose translation MGYIEDIRNLVGHRPLILVGAVAVIVDDEGRVLLQERTYPQGVWGLPGGLMELGESTEDVAKREVLEETGLTIDELKLINVYSGPDHFTVAANGDEFYVVTAAYWTKNVKGTMEMDLSESTKLQYFHEDEFPGEMVGSHRTILKEYFTSNDRK comes from the coding sequence TTGGGTTATATAGAAGATATCAGGAATCTCGTTGGCCATCGGCCGTTGATTTTAGTTGGTGCTGTCGCAGTGATTGTGGATGATGAAGGAAGGGTTCTGCTCCAGGAGAGAACGTACCCTCAGGGGGTTTGGGGGCTTCCTGGAGGACTAATGGAACTTGGTGAATCGACGGAGGATGTGGCAAAACGCGAGGTGTTAGAAGAAACGGGACTGACAATCGATGAATTGAAATTGATTAATGTTTATTCAGGGCCAGATCATTTTACCGTTGCAGCGAATGGGGACGAATTTTATGTGGTGACTGCAGCTTACTGGACAAAAAATGTAAAGGGAACAATGGAAATGGATCTATCAGAATCGACGAAGCTGCAATATTTTCATGAAGATGAATTCCCGGGAGAAATGGTCGGCAGCCATCGAACGATATTAAAGGAATACTTTACTTCTAATGATCGCAAGTAA
- a CDS encoding LCP family protein has protein sequence MKQRFEHRRKKRKKRRLRIFFTIVTLFFLSIAGYVLFQYYAGKQVTANDKDIIEPQAKAEFHGQESKVGKTNILLLGVDGRGAIEDSNSDTMIIAQYDPDKNSVKMVSLMRDMFVRVPGYDGRKKMNSSFLLGGPELTRQTIKENFGIDIQYYIMVNFKGFEQAIDTLAPDGIEVNVEKAMSYHIGVNLQPGLQKLNGKELLGYARFRHDIDSDFGRVKRQQKVIKLVSDEVMSANGILKAPKLLGEIQPYIYTNMSSVAELKFVKDFLLHRPSVTDTMSLPVEDGYVNDYDEVFHDILRIDDQKNRDAINQFLN, from the coding sequence ATGAAGCAAAGATTTGAGCATCGTAGAAAAAAGAGAAAAAAGAGGCGTTTACGTATATTTTTCACTATCGTTACATTATTCTTTCTTTCCATTGCGGGATATGTCCTGTTTCAATATTATGCTGGAAAACAGGTGACCGCAAATGACAAGGACATCATCGAACCGCAGGCAAAAGCTGAATTCCACGGCCAGGAAAGCAAAGTCGGCAAGACGAACATCCTGCTCCTAGGTGTTGACGGCCGCGGGGCAATCGAAGATTCCAATTCCGATACGATGATTATCGCCCAATACGATCCTGATAAGAACAGTGTCAAAATGGTCTCGCTCATGCGCGATATGTTCGTCCGCGTACCTGGATATGATGGAAGAAAAAAAATGAACTCTTCCTTCCTTTTGGGCGGGCCGGAATTGACAAGACAAACGATTAAAGAGAACTTCGGAATCGATATCCAATATTATATCATGGTCAACTTTAAAGGCTTCGAACAAGCGATCGATACACTTGCCCCTGATGGAATCGAAGTCAATGTGGAAAAGGCGATGAGTTATCACATTGGCGTCAACCTTCAGCCAGGTTTGCAAAAGTTGAACGGAAAGGAACTATTGGGATATGCCCGCTTCAGGCATGACATTGACAGTGACTTCGGACGCGTCAAGCGCCAGCAAAAAGTCATCAAACTTGTATCTGATGAGGTCATGAGTGCCAATGGCATCCTGAAGGCTCCTAAACTATTAGGGGAAATCCAGCCCTACATCTATACAAACATGAGCTCAGTCGCTGAATTGAAATTCGTAAAAGACTTCCTCCTTCATCGTCCGTCTGTGACGGATACTATGTCATTGCCTGTTGAAGATGGATATGTAAATGATTATGATGAAGTATTTCATGACATTCTACGCATCGACGACCAAAAAAACCGTGATGCGATCAATCAGTTTTTGAATTAA
- a CDS encoding DUF302 domain-containing protein, producing the protein MQFDYTVETTKGIEEAIAALEDQLKEEKFGVLWDFDLAGKLQEKGKDFSSAYRVLEVCNPDEAVRVLSKDKKVGYFLPCKIVVYEDGGKTKIGMPNPSSLIHLADDPDLDEIAKDVEARLKKCIDGCK; encoded by the coding sequence ATGCAATTTGATTATACAGTGGAAACCACCAAAGGAATCGAAGAGGCGATTGCTGCCCTTGAAGATCAATTAAAGGAGGAAAAATTCGGGGTGCTTTGGGACTTCGACCTTGCAGGGAAGCTTCAGGAAAAAGGCAAGGATTTTTCCAGTGCATACCGTGTATTGGAGGTCTGTAATCCGGACGAAGCTGTCAGAGTGTTAAGCAAAGACAAAAAAGTCGGTTATTTTCTCCCATGTAAAATTGTTGTCTATGAAGATGGGGGAAAAACCAAAATCGGAATGCCAAACCCAAGTTCACTAATTCACCTAGCCGATGACCCTGACTTGGATGAAATAGCAAAGGATGTAGAAGCAAGACTAAAAAAATGTATCGATGGATGTAAATAG
- a CDS encoding rhodanese-like domain-containing protein — translation MQAFVKPSEVEKLKKEKGVHVIDVRSPDEVKEGKIPGAENIPLDQLEGKVETLNKKEKYITVCRSGMRSEKAAALLREYGLDAKSMQGGMEEWDGEVVN, via the coding sequence ATGCAAGCCTTTGTTAAACCTAGTGAAGTAGAGAAGTTAAAAAAAGAAAAAGGTGTACACGTCATTGATGTCCGTTCACCTGATGAAGTAAAAGAAGGGAAGATCCCCGGAGCTGAAAATATTCCATTGGATCAACTCGAGGGAAAAGTAGAGACACTCAATAAAAAAGAAAAGTATATCACGGTTTGCAGAAGTGGGATGAGGAGTGAAAAAGCTGCGGCACTACTTAGGGAATACGGCTTGGATGCCAAGTCTATGCAAGGCGGGATGGAAGAATGGGACGGAGAAGTTGTCAATTAA
- the copZ gene encoding copper chaperone CopZ gives MEQATLNVKGMTCGHCEKAVKSALGELEGVRDVEVSLKDGKVEVKYDAEKVGLGNMKEAVEDQGYDVK, from the coding sequence ATGGAACAAGCTACTTTAAATGTAAAAGGTATGACATGTGGACATTGTGAGAAAGCTGTCAAATCAGCGTTAGGTGAATTAGAAGGAGTAAGAGATGTAGAGGTTTCTTTGAAGGATGGCAAAGTGGAAGTAAAATACGATGCAGAAAAAGTCGGCCTGGGAAACATGAAGGAAGCAGTGGAAGACCAAGGATATGATGTGAAATAA
- a CDS encoding heavy metal translocating P-type ATPase yields the protein MTDKKIKLGITGMTCASCSARIEKVLNKIDGVEANVNLAMESASISYDSNNVIPEKIVQKIEKLGYGVQNEKLELDIYGMTCASCSTRIEKVLNKMEGVSNAAVNLADESAVIEYQPGILATEDILNKIKKLGYEGKLKEQRESKASYKEQEIQRKKVKLLASIILALPLLYTMLGHMPWDLGLKVPDLMMNPWFQFALATPVQFIIGWQFYTGAYKSLRNKSANMDVLVALGTSAAYFYSTVEAIRHTLNVDYMPHVYFETSAVLITLILVGKLFEALAKGRTTEAISSLLNLQAKEATVIRNGAEAKVPIDQVVVDDILIVKPGEKIPVDGEVTSGSSSVDESMITGESIPVDKSEGDQLIGSTINKNGRLQMKATKVGNDTALAGIIKVVEEAQGSKAPIQRMADIISGYFVPIVVGISVLTFLIWFYFVTPNDLPQALEVAIAVLVIACPCALGLATPTSIMVGTGKGAEIGILFKGGEHLEGTQKIDAIVLDKTGTITNGKPVVTDFETLDERVLPYLLAAEKSSEHPLAEAIVQYSESLGAQKMKTDHFEAIPGHGIIASIEGNRFLAGTRKLMQDHQISFDSFDEKLSNYEQEGKTAMILAIESKALGVIAVADTVKDTAKEAVHRLRKMGISVYMLTGDNERTAHAIAENVGIKHVMAEVLPEEKADEVRKLQNQGKKVAMVGDGINDAPALATADIGIAIGTGTDVAIEAADVTIMGGDLLLLSKAIELSGKTMKNIRQNLFWALAYNAAGIPIAALGLLAPWVAGAAMAFSSVSVVTNSLRLKRIKL from the coding sequence TATCTATGGCATGACGTGCGCTTCTTGTTCAACCAGAATTGAAAAAGTACTCAATAAAATGGAAGGTGTCAGTAATGCAGCAGTCAACCTGGCTGACGAGTCGGCCGTCATTGAGTACCAGCCGGGCATACTTGCAACGGAAGACATATTAAATAAAATAAAAAAACTCGGCTATGAAGGGAAATTGAAGGAGCAGCGAGAATCCAAGGCATCCTATAAGGAGCAGGAAATCCAGCGGAAAAAAGTGAAGCTTCTTGCATCCATCATACTTGCATTGCCGCTGCTATATACAATGCTTGGCCATATGCCATGGGATTTGGGGCTGAAAGTGCCCGACTTAATGATGAATCCATGGTTCCAATTCGCTTTGGCTACCCCTGTCCAGTTCATTATTGGCTGGCAGTTCTACACTGGTGCATACAAATCATTAAGAAACAAAAGCGCCAACATGGATGTTCTTGTAGCGCTTGGAACATCGGCTGCCTACTTTTACAGCACTGTTGAGGCAATACGCCACACGTTGAATGTGGACTATATGCCACACGTATATTTTGAAACCAGTGCGGTTCTGATCACATTGATATTAGTCGGGAAACTTTTTGAAGCGCTGGCTAAGGGAAGGACGACAGAAGCGATTTCTTCTTTATTGAATCTTCAGGCAAAGGAAGCTACCGTCATTCGAAATGGCGCAGAGGCTAAGGTGCCCATTGATCAAGTAGTCGTTGACGACATCCTGATAGTTAAGCCTGGGGAAAAGATTCCCGTGGATGGTGAGGTCACTTCGGGAAGTTCATCTGTGGATGAGTCGATGATCACAGGTGAATCGATTCCGGTCGATAAAAGCGAAGGTGATCAACTCATAGGCTCTACAATCAATAAAAATGGACGGCTCCAAATGAAAGCAACAAAAGTCGGGAATGATACAGCGTTGGCAGGCATCATCAAAGTAGTTGAAGAGGCACAGGGCTCTAAAGCTCCAATACAGCGCATGGCAGATATCATTTCAGGATACTTCGTCCCGATTGTAGTCGGTATTTCAGTTCTTACATTTTTGATTTGGTTCTATTTTGTCACACCAAATGATCTTCCTCAAGCCCTTGAGGTGGCAATAGCCGTGTTGGTCATTGCTTGCCCTTGTGCATTGGGATTGGCAACACCCACATCCATCATGGTTGGAACCGGAAAAGGCGCTGAAATTGGAATCCTGTTTAAAGGCGGGGAACATTTGGAAGGAACCCAAAAAATTGATGCAATTGTATTGGATAAAACGGGTACGATAACGAATGGAAAGCCTGTAGTGACAGATTTCGAAACATTGGACGAGAGAGTATTGCCGTATTTACTTGCGGCAGAGAAATCCTCCGAGCATCCGCTCGCTGAAGCAATTGTCCAATATTCCGAATCTCTTGGGGCTCAAAAAATGAAAACCGATCATTTTGAGGCGATTCCAGGCCATGGTATCATTGCTTCAATAGAAGGAAACCGTTTTTTAGCAGGAACGAGGAAACTGATGCAAGACCATCAAATATCGTTCGATTCATTTGACGAAAAGCTTTCTAACTATGAACAGGAAGGCAAGACAGCCATGATTCTGGCCATCGAAAGCAAAGCTCTAGGTGTCATAGCAGTTGCAGATACCGTTAAAGATACTGCAAAAGAAGCTGTGCATCGGTTAAGGAAGATGGGGATTTCTGTTTACATGCTGACAGGGGATAATGAACGTACAGCTCATGCCATCGCTGAGAACGTGGGGATTAAACATGTGATGGCAGAAGTACTTCCCGAAGAAAAAGCAGACGAGGTAAGAAAACTGCAAAACCAAGGTAAAAAGGTGGCAATGGTAGGAGACGGAATCAATGATGCTCCAGCATTGGCAACAGCTGATATTGGAATAGCCATCGGCACAGGCACCGATGTTGCGATTGAGGCTGCTGATGTGACCATTATGGGTGGCGACCTTTTGCTCCTGTCTAAAGCGATTGAATTGAGTGGAAAAACGATGAAAAATATTCGTCAAAATCTATTCTGGGCTCTGGCTTATAATGCTGCAGGGATTCCCATTGCCGCACTGGGCCTTCTCGCTCCTTGGGTCGCTGGTGCAGCCATGGCCTTTAGTTCGGTCTCAGTCGTTACAAACTCGCTTCGTTTGAAAAGAATAAAACTTTAA